Proteins from a genomic interval of Scomber scombrus chromosome 11, fScoSco1.1, whole genome shotgun sequence:
- the si:ch1073-184j22.1 gene encoding erythroferrone, giving the protein MLARFPQGRSSPGGAGGLLLLPLLLGLMMTMMMKTTTAVSVDAADSEESLEILEDDEAVSTELLDSMSSDLSRVSPLSSWLIFRRNSNKGDNRKTKGGSKRTSKHGLPGPPGPPGPQGPPGPPAPLLPQQQELIEELQQKLRDVAGGVCLLCDRPPRVSTSFLSRLLQPVTIPRRSLLELQPFSQPSDSERSLQRGQSFNVSTGRYAAAVSGFYQLTASLLIESGDRVQVRLRDSVRAAICIESLCQSNLSVESVMGVAAAGGTFSILLTGTLYLQVGEYVSVFVDNATGSSISILQDSLFSGILLGV; this is encoded by the exons ATGCTGGCCAGGTTCCCCCAGGGAAGGAGCTCTCCGGGTGGGGCAGgagggctgctgctgctccctctcctcctgggactgatgatgacgatgatgatgaagacgacGACGGCGGTGAGTGTCGACGCCGCAGACAGCGAGGAGAGTCTGGAGATCCTGGAAGACGACGAGGCCGTCAGCACCGAGCTCCTG GATTCGATGTCCTCCGATCTGTCCAGAGTGTCTCCTCTCAGCTCCTGGTTGATCTTCAGGAGAAACTCCAACAAAGGCGACAACCGGAAAACCAAAGGAGGGTCCAAGAGAACCTCcaag caTGGTCTTCCAGGCCCTCCAGGTCCTCCAGGACCTCAGGGACCTCCGGGCCCCCCGGCCCCGCTCCTGCCCCAACAGCAGGAACTCATcgaggagctgcagcagaaactGAGAG acGTGGCAGGAggagtgtgtttgctgtgtgatCGTCCTCCTCGTGTCTCCACCTCCTTCCTCAGTCGCCTCCTGCAGCCCGTAACCATCCCCAGACGCAGCCTGCTGGAGCTGCAGCCCTTcagccag cCCTCAGACTCAGAGCGGAGCCTCCAGAGAGGTCAGAGTTTTAACGTCAGCACCGGCCGATATGCAGCAGCCGTGTCTGGTTTCTACCAGCTGACCGCCAGCCTGCTGATAG agtCAGGTGACAGGGTTCAGGTTCGCCTCAGAGACAGCGTGAGAGCAGCGATCTGCATCGAGTCTCTCTGTCAGAGCAACCT ctccGTAGAGTCGGTGATGGGCGtagcagctgcaggaggaacATTCAGCATCTTACTGACAGGAACTCTTTATCTACAG gttggAGAGTACGTATCGGTGTTCGTAGATAACGCCACCGGCTCTTCCATCAGCATCCTGCAGGATTCTCTGTTTTCAGGGATCCTGTTGGGCGTCTGA